AAACTTAATGAAATAACTAGCACCTACGCGAAAATAGTAATTCTAAACCTTAATAAAACTCAAAATAATGACAAGTATGaagttgatggaaatgatatACCTACCAATTCATACGCTTGTATGAGTGTAACTTCTACAGTCATTCACGGCGTTTATAAAAAGTGTACACATAGTTACGAGCATCTAAAAATACGAGTTATTTCTACAAAGTATAGGGGCGAATACATACCGTTTGATGAGTCACCAGCTGATACAATGTGCAGGTGTGTAAACGTCTACTATTGGATTCACGATCATGGTCACGCAAGTCCCTTTATTCTTGAATTCGAATCTGAGTCCAAACCAGTTTACTACAAGTTAGATGGTGTATATGATGGGCGAAAAGTCAGCGGAAAAGTCAAACAGTGGAAGCTTGACAATCGGGTAACAACTGAGAATCTCAAAGAGGAACTGGATACTCTAAACTGCGACATAAACAGGGCACATAGGATAGACATATCCGTAAACAAGGACCAAGCAGTCACTTTCTGTACGTCATGCTCAGCAAAGACAACAGCGGTCTATCTAAGATctgaaaatgtaaagaacATTTACAGGGCATCAACTCACACTTTAGAAGATACTCATGAACATATTGGTCAACTTACTTACAAATCGGAAATTCTGGAAGGAATCGATTATGTAACTGGTGCTAACACAGTTACCATAATTCGCCATCCTGTGAGCAATTCCGACCCTAGCCTATTAAACTACGCTGGTAAATGGTACAGAAAGGGACAAGATAATAAGAATAGGTGGGATGTTATAGTAGGTGCAGATAATGTAAACGTAGATGATGCGGATGGGATAATCACTCTTTTAGAAAATAAAGTTCCCGTGCCTGGCCTACCACCTCAACCTACTCCACCCAGTCATAAAGATAGCAGTGGCACTAGAGATTCTACCAGTGACGATTCACACATTAATATCCATGAAACGAAGCAAAAGGTCCGAGAACATGAGTCTGGAAAGAGTGGACCTCCCATTGTTGGCATAGTAGTCGGAGCAGTCATAGGATTAGCCCTTGCATGTTTTGTCGTCCATGAAGGCTTTATGCTACGCAGGAACCCAGAAAAGAGTTTCATAGTAAGACTGAGAAATAGATTCAACCAGTTCAGCTACCTTGTTCTCCAAAGGGAATAAGCAGTGGACATTCATTCCTCAATCATCCATAACAACTCTtcccattcattcttcGCCAAAGCTACGGAGCGAGGATGCAATGAGTGGCAAAGAGTGGTACAGAGACAGTCTTTAGATGAACAAACTGGCATGGAACGGCAAGCGCGAAAAGGACCAAAACGAAAGCAAAGGGTAGGGCCGAGCAGCCTAATCCTAAAACGGACCCAGGACCTTCTTGCAGTCCATAACACTAGACATCATCAGACATAACATCCATAACTCTAAAAATCCATGCTATACCTGCATATTCCGCTACAAATTCTCAATTTTCACAAAAATGTCGCCATCTCACGACATGTCCAAAATAAACCAAAACCCTTGCGCCCATAGCCTTTAAACACTACCATCAATTGGCAGAAGGAGAGGAGAGTCACAAATCGGACGGGAAGGGCATTTATGTATAGTGCCAGCGGGAGGCCCTGTGGGACCTCCGTCCGGCGGTTTAGTCCATAAACTTTCAGCCagaaatgtaaaatatcGCATAATGTCAAACGAGATCTTCAGCAAGCTGTGCAGAGGCACAAACTTCAGGGGAGGTCCGTCCTCCAAACTCGTGCTCTACAAATCGCAAAAGACGGGGGACTCGCAGCCAGAGGCGGAGCCAGACGTCACCTTTGATGATCGGTCGAGGGTTTCCACCCTGGACGGCGAGTTATTTACCGACTACGAGGAGATTGAGCGTTTTGAGGACATTTGCCAGGATTCCGTGGACAAAGACGCTCTAAAGGAGATTTTAGAGGCTCTAAGGTCTAGACTAAAGATCAAGCTCTGCACTCCTATCCAGAAACACGTTGGTTGTCCCCTGAAAACGCTCATTCACTTTCTTCCAGGTTCTTCCTATTGCCCTAAAGGGCGAAGACGTCGTTGCTGTGGCTCCCACTGGCTCCGGGAAGACGTTGTCTTACCTCATTCCCATCCTTCTCAACGTCAAGGTTCGTCCCTGCTCCCCTCTCACCCATTCCTTACAGAATGATAACTCGATAAAGGCTCTGGTTATAACACCGACTGTGGAACTCGTACAGCAGGTTAAACGGGAATGCATATTTTTGACAGGTTTGTCCGTTTACGAGAAATGCAATGCGCCCAGGAGAGGATGGAATTAAGGTCTCTGCACTCGAAAAGAGCCAAGAATCATTTGATGCTCCTCTGGCAATCTCGACACCAAAGACGCTGCTAACGCTCCTGGAAAAGTTTGAGGTATTTTCCGATTCTGCGAAACATTGTGCGCAGGACATGCTAAAGGAATGCAAGTATCTCGTCCTTGACGAGGTGGACAAGTTGCTAGAGGATGGCTACGTTGACCATATTGATAAGATCCTCGAGGCTTTAAGGACCAAGAATGTAGATGCTCATGTACAAAAGATGATTTTCAGCTCTACACTGCAGCAAAGTGTGCTCAGCCTAGTCTCTACATTCATGCCAAACGCAATTCATGTCACCATTGGGTCCGAAAATTGCGCGTGCACAAACGTTAGCCAGGAGTTAGTCTGTGTGACAAATGACAAGGGCAAGTTAATGACGCTCCGACAGCTTATTCTGGAGGGAAAATTGATACCACCCGTGCTAGTCTTTTTGCAAACAATCGAAAGGGTAAACGAGCTCTACAACGAACTTAAAGGTGAAAATGTTCGCGTGCAAAAATTTACTTCGGAGCTCACAGTTTCCAAAAGGGCGCAAATTATAGAAAAGTTTAGAACTGGAGAGGTTTGTCTATTGTTTACCAATCATGGCCTACAGATTTGGATCCTGCTATGCACAGATATTTTAGCCCGTGGAGTTGACTTTAAGGGGATAGACTCCGTAGTCAATTTCGACCTGCCACTAACTCCGCAAGTCTACATCAACAGGGTTGGAAGAGCGGGCAGAGGCCTCAAAAAAGGCAGGAGCATAACATTCTTCACACTCAGAGATTTGAAAATCATGAAACATATAGTACaaattatgaaaatttCTGGCGCACAGGTGCCAGATTATTTACAAGACATACAAGAAAACGGTACGTGACATGTCTATTTTACAAGCGTACTTAGGTAAAGTAACAGAAAAGAGGCCTCCGAATAGAGGAAATATTTCAAAGAGGTAAAACAAAAGTTCATGTCTTTTGACAAGATTCTTCAGGCAGAAGAAAAGGCGataatgtacattattttatatttgaaATTGTCTTTGAAACGTTGCCTTCAATTAGTGAATTCGTTGATCTGTGCTCCACGCGAAGTTCCCCTGAGTAAAGTGCTCTATGAAGTTCCGGAATCGTCTTGTAGCCACAATTCTGCATTCCATGCTTCACACCTTCAACAAGCGCAGGGACAATGTTATTCACAGAGCCCTTGTCAGTCAAGAGACCGGAAACTCCCTGAGAAACAACGTTGTTACTATCCATATTGTAACGGGAGATTGAACCTTCTCCTCCAAGGATCTTTTTGGAATACAAAACAGCGTCCAGACTTCCCATACCCCTGTAGCTCTTCATACGCAGACCGTTGTTGACATAATAGTCTCCAGGAGCCTCTTTTGTACCCGCAAGAATGTTGCCACCCATAATTGTCGATGCACCCAGAGACAGAGCCTAAAAACATGTGCATGCACTCATGCAAACGAACCTTCATGATATCGCCAGAGTGCTTGATACCACCATCTGCAATAATCGGAACTCCATTTCCATACTCCATAGCATATCTGGAGACATAGTAAACGGCAGTAGCCTGGGATCTTCCAACACCGCAGACGTTTTGAGTGGTACAAATCGAACCAGAGCCCATACCAACCTTTAGCGCATCAGCACCTGCATTCAGCAGATTCTTTGCCTGGCTTCCAGTAACAACATTTCCGGCGACAACCTGAATGTTTTATAGCCACAGTTGCAACAAAACGTACCTCAACGTTTGGATAGGCGCTTTTTAGTTGCTTCAAAAGGTCGATTTGGTAAATGCTATTTCCCTGGCTAGAGTCAATAACCAAAAGATCTGCCTTCGCCTCCAAGAGTTTGGCTGCTCTTTCAAGCGCTCCTGGCCTGTAAAAAAACTTGCATGCACGGGGGAAACCTACATTGTGGAAATGGCAGCCCCTACCATAAGTTGGCTATTCTCGTCCTTTGAAGCGTCCGGATAAAGCTTATTCTTGTAGTAATCGGATCTTGTAACCATAGAGACGAGTTCGTAGGCGTCGTTGACTATGGGAAGGATTCCTCTCTTGCTCTTAAAGAGCAACCCGTTTGCACCCTCCAGGGTCAGCGACTTGTCTCCAACAATCATATCAGTCGTCATCACTTCGCTCATGGGTGTGTCCTTGGATTCCACAAAGTAAATGTCTGTGTTAGTGACAATTCCCAAGAGTTTTGAGCCGCTATGCCCATCGACTGTGATGGGCACAGAGTGGTAGCCCAGCCTATCTCGAATTTCTATCCAGTCAGCAACGGTATCAGTAGGTTTTAGGCAGTGCGGTTTCATCACAAATCCGTTCTCGAAGCGTTTCACAGCCCGGATCTCCTCGATTGCTCTTTCCAGTGGCAAGTTGTTGTGGATGATGCCGATTCCTCTGCAAATAAAAGTGAAGGACCGAGCAATTCTTACCCTAAAAGTGCCATTGCAGTGGCCATCTTTGACTCCGTGACTGTATCCATAGGCGAAGATACAATCGGAATCCTCAATTTGATGTTTTTTGTCAAATTTGACGTCAGATTTATCTCGCTCTTGGGTCCACTAATGTATCCTACGGACGTTTGATCACTGGAAATGCGTCTCACctggaaggatgataatGTCATCGTAGGTGTAAGCCTCCGTCGTGGAGTCAAACAGCTGAGCGACTGTGTAACCATCTGCCATATTTGCAAGTTTCAACAAATTTTGAGAGATGACtggaatttataaattctgCTCCCGAGTGTACATGTAAAGCCCAAGCCCTAAATGCCGGAATCCCACGTGGGTGTCGCCCAAACCTCAATTGCACACTCGCCtccaaaaatccaaaacCACACTACAAGTCGGGTAAAATATCTTTTAAAAGTACACATTCACCAAAGCCGCCATTTTCCTCATTGCAGCTCCTCAAATGCACGAGCCGACACTCGAGCAAGATGGGCACACATTTGAGCATTTATCCCTCCTTCCCCCGTTTCGTATGTCCCTTTACTGTATAACGTGTTCCGTCTCTTGATAATGACCCGCAACAGAGAAATACGCCGAGAGTGGCCAAGTCCTCCTTCCTGTATGGATGCGTGGCGATCTCGGCCTCCTCAGTCTTCTTCTTGCCCTTTAAAGAGTAGAATATTACCGGTAATAACGCTGGAATGCCTACCAAATGAGTTTACTGTGACGAAAAGGCTAGCTATTAGCCCAGAGGAGAATTGATGGGTGTATCTCCTGTTTCCGCAGGAATGGGTCATTTACTTTGTAAGCAAAAGGGACTGTTTAAACGACCACCAATTGTAAGTTCAGGGAGGATGGAGTGAACTACTTGATAAATTCTGACAGTTCATTCATGTTCCGTAAAGGTCTGAACGGGAACTATTCCTTCTTGGCAGAGAGGTACGGTTTTACCATAGACGAATCCAAGAGGACTAATATAAATGTCGCAAAAGCTGCTTTTCTtccagaagatgaaaaggacCAACCCTTGGAGAGGCTATACAAGGCTTATGGAATGTAGAGTACTGGCAATGCTAGACCCTTTGAACGATCACATTCACCTTGTAGGTGAATGTTATAGtcataaatgtagttttatCTCCAACTCACTTCACGGAGcttataaattttgttcTACATGCATTACATGTACTCTTTGGGCATATCTAGGCTGTCAAGGAGACGGAACAGGCTCTGCATGAATGTCTCCAGTTGCTACCCTCGTAAAACCTGCCACGAATGACCATTCCTCAGTCACTCTGTAGCCGTGTATACCATACACAGTCTCCGTAGAGCCCCTAATGGATGTCTTTTAGCGAGGTAATGAATGAGCAAGAGAAATGGAATCTGAGCTTGCTAGAGCATCCCGCGACCTATAGAGACCGCAACAGTCGCACATTACGGTGGAATCCATACCTCTGGTCATTCCATAGTGTTGAAGAGCAAAGGCATCCATTAAATTCCATAGCTAGCATTCAGTGCTTAACGAGTAGACAAGTTCTGGCCATTTTGGAGCACTACGCAACCTACTCTTCATACCCTGAGGCGCAAATAAAATGGTATAAAACACAGGAATAGTATTAATGTGATATTGAATAGAGAATGAGCGCAAATTCGCTCATTCTTCagctcttcttcctggtacCCCAGATGTCTAGGAAGAAACGATAGCTCCGTTTTCCCTTCATTCTCGGTACCAAGTCTCTACAAGATGGCAGGAATATGAATATCCTAGTGCTGTTCTATATCGTATTCCTGTCTAGACTTTGTAGCTCGGCGGATTCTCGAGATGGCGGAAATAACGGATCGACCGGGACTTTAGTATCCAAACTTGACGGTTCTAAGTACAATGTATCGGCATCCAATAGTAATGGTGTTCCTGTTTTACAATGTAAACCAAGGTCTGGCGTTCTAGCTAATGAACTCAAGTACGGAGGTGAGACTATATGGGATGGAAAGGGCAAAGTACAAGTTTTACTGGCCCTAATAtactttaaaggagataaaCCAGAAGTAGTAACATTGCAGTGTAAGGAAAATGACAAGAATCCAACGCTCTTCCTTCACAAGGATGGTAGCAAGTGGGTAGATTGTAAGGAAGAACATGAAAGGAAACTCAAGGGACTGCAGAATGCTGCGAAatctgaagaatctgatgaagaggaggaCGCTACTAACGATGGACAAGACGATGTGCCAGCGTATACAGCTGAGGAGATAGAGGAATTCAAAAAGCATTTGATTAAGCTTGCTTCAAAAGTCGATAAGACTGTAGTCAAGGTAGATGGTGTAACGGAAGATAACCTCTTTGCTCTAAAACTTACTcctaaagatgaaaaagcAGTAACTAAAGTAAAGTATGATGATAAGGAGGTATGGTCCGGCGGTGGGCTCTTTAGTAAATCAAATTTAGTGGAGGCtataatatatttttataagGAGATTCCAGCATTAGTTAATATTAAGGTAGTCAAAGGAGGTAAAGAATCCACGGTTTATAGATACTATGACGCTCGTGGGTTTTGGTGTGATTCCGAAGAGGAGCAATTCAACAACTTCTTGGAGGGTACTAAAAAACAGGTAGAGAAGCTTAAAGCTAAAGAAGCTGAGAAAGCTGCTAAACAGGAACCTAATACTCTTGATATTGCCAATCCAGATTCTCAACCTTCgaatgaacaagaggaTGTTAAGGACGTTAGTAAATCATCAGCCAAACCTACTCCAGAAGAGCCCAAGAAAGAGCAAgacgaagaagatgaagttaaagaggaagaggcTGAAGAACCAGATCAACCTTCACAAGAACAGCCACCAGCTAAGCCTGTAACTCTGAGTGAACGTGCCAAAAAGGTTGATGCAAAGTTGTTTGATGTGAGAGAATCTAGCTCTAATGGCGTATTCTATTTGACCTGTACACCAAAGGATAAGAAGAATCCTACAAAGCTTGTTTATGGAAGTGAGACCATATGGAGCGGAAACAAAAGCGTACTGTTCTTATCGGCTTTAATctattttaaaggagatcAACCATATATTGTAACATTGAGCaagaaagaaaatggaaaggaagatattcttttcctccattatGACGGTAAAAAGTGGGTAGAGAATAAGACTATACATGCAACAAAGCTCAATGAACTGAGAGATGCCTCTAAACCGGAAGATGTTCCAGAAGCAGCCAAGAAGAAACAGGATGTTACACCTTCTCAGAAAGCTCCAGTACAGACAAATACACAGCCAGCTGAGCATACCACCAAGGGTAATGCCAATAAAGAGCAAGATGGTAAGCAAGTTCAAGCGAAAGAGCAGACTACTGTTCAGCCACAAAATCCTCTTGAAACTACTGAACAAGAATCTATTAAATCTGAACTTACAAGTCCCTTCCTGGACAAGGTAGACACATCCCTATTTGATATCGAGGAGGCAGAGGAAGATACTGTCAAGGTTCTAAAGCtaaaggaaaaggatggTGTTAAGGCCACTGAGGTAAACTACGATGGGCAAAGGATATTGtctggatggaaacttgGTTCTTGCCCGTCAGCACTACTCTACATGGACCAAGATAGACCCACTCTCGCAGTCGTTGATTTCCAGTGTAACGGTAATGTTACAAAGGTTTACAGATATCATGATGGTAAGCAGTGGaaagatggtaatgagAGCAATCACAAGAAGAAATTAGAGCTATTGAAAGAGAAGTATAAACCTAATGAGGAAGCCTCTATAGAAGCTCTTCTGGACCTGCCAGAGCATATTCCAGAACATCCTCAAGAGtttgaagatgaggatgaagacCCATCATTTAATGACGATGACGACTGGGATGGACCTTTATCTCAAGaacaggaagaagatgatgatcCAGACTTAGAACCAGAACCAGAGAGACGTCCTCGAAAAAGCAGAAACTCGACACGAAGGGAATCTAACGCATACAAATCCCGAGGTTCTAGTGAGAAATtaccagaggatgaagacTCAGAACTTAATGACGGCTTCTGGGATACTCCTGACGACTACTCTGAAAGGCAAGGTGATACCCAAGACGAACCAGATGGACTTGTAattgaagatgaagaggatgGGGAAGAAGAAGCTGAGGATGACGAAGTAGAAGATATAGgggaggaag
Above is a genomic segment from Theileria equi strain WA chromosome 4 map unlocalized gcontig_1105316255041, whole genome shotgun sequence containing:
- a CDS encoding hypothetical protein (encoded by transcript BEWA_050730A), translated to MSKTCDPGLFWTYVDVDTDKISGSHYMDACNTRVTLTKNDNTPNNEYKEYLHQVPQGGYYLGGIYHNNKLLLGFQKLNYYKDVKVYYLRYDTNNLAPVLIGITKDETKYDYYKYNSIKPSEKWEREYSIESSGNNLGQKLNEITSTYAKIVILNLNKTQNNDKYEVDGNDIPTNSYACMSVTSTVIHGVYKKCTHSYEHLKIRVISTKYRGEYIPFDESPADTMCRCVNVYYWIHDHGHASPFILEFESESKPVYYKLDGVYDGRKVSGKVKQWKLDNRVTTENLKEELDTLNCDINRAHRIDISVNKDQAVTFCTSCSAKTTAVYLRSENVKNIYRASTHTLEDTHEHIGQLTYKSEILEGIDYVTGANTVTIIRHPVSNSDPSLLNYAGKWYRKGQDNKNRWDVIVGADNVNVDDADGIITLLENKVPVPGLPPQPTPPSHKDSSGTRDSTSDDSHINIHETKQKVREHESGKSGPPIVGIVVGAVIGLALACFVVHEGFMLRRNPEKSFIVRLRNRFNQFSYLVLQRE
- a CDS encoding DEAD box ATP-dependent RNA helicase family member protein (encoded by transcript BEWA_050740A) translates to MSNEIFSKLCRGTNFRGGPSSKLVLYKSQKTGDSQPEAEPDVTFDDRSRVSTLDGELFTDYEEIERFEDICQDSVDKDALKEILEALRSRLKIKLCTPIQKHVLPIALKGEDVVAVAPTGSGKTLSYLIPILLNVKVRPCSPLTHSLQNDNSIKALVITPTVELVQQVKRECIFLTGEDGIKVSALEKSQESFDAPLAISTPKTLLTLLEKFEDMLKECKYLVLDEVDKLLEDGYVDHIDKILEALRTKNVDAHVQKMIFSSTLQQSVLSLVSTFMPNAIHVTIGSENCACTNVSQELVCVTNDKGKLMTLRQLILEGKLIPPVLVFLQTIERVNELYNELKGENVRVQKFTSELTVSKRAQIIEKFRTGEIWILLCTDILARGVDFKGIDSVVNFDLPLTPQVYINRVGRAGRGLKKGRSITFFTLRDLKIMKHIVQIMKISGAQVPDYLQDIQENGKVTEKRPPNRGNISKR
- a CDS encoding inosine-5'-monophosphate dehydrogenase, putative (encoded by transcript BEWA_050750A), producing the protein MADGYTVAQLFDSTTEAYTYDDIIILPGYISGPKSEINLTSNLTKNIKLRIPIVSSPMDTVTESKMATAMALLGGIGIIHNNLPLERAIEEIRAVKRFENGFVMKPHCLKPTDTVADWIEIRDRLGYHSVPITVDGHSGSKLLGIVTNTDIYFVESKDTPMSEVMTTDMIVGDKSLTLEGANGLLFKSKRGILPIVNDAYELVSMVTRSDYYKNKLYPDASKDENSQLMVGAAISTMPGALERAAKLLEAKADLLVIDSSQGNSIYQIDLLKQLKSAYPNVEVVAGNVVTGSQAKNLLNAGADALKVGMGSGSICTTQNVCGVGRSQATAVYYVSRYAMEYGNGVPIIADGGIKHSGDIMKALSLGASTIMGGNILAGTKEAPGDYYVNNGLRMKSYRGMGSLDAVLYSKKILGGEGSISRYNMDSNNVVSQGVSGLLTDKGSVNNIVPALVEGVKHGMQNCGYKTIPELHRALYSGELRVEHRSTNSLIEGNVSKTISNIK
- a CDS encoding conserved hypothetical protein (encoded by transcript BEWA_050760A), whose translation is MNILVLFYIVFLSRLCSSADSRDGGNNGSTGTLVSKLDGSKYNVSASNSNGVPVLQCKPRSGVLANELKYGGETIWDGKGKVQVLLALIYFKGDKPEVVTLQCKENDKNPTLFLHKDGSKWVDCKEEHERKLKGLQNAAKSEESDEEEDATNDGQDDVPAYTAEEIEEFKKHLIKLASKVDKTVVKVDGVTEDNLFALKLTPKDEKAVTKVKYDDKEVWSGGGLFSKSNLVEAIIYFYKEIPALVNIKVVKGGKESTVYRYYDARGFWCDSEEEQFNNFLEGTKKQVEKLKAKEAEKAAKQEPNTLDIANPDSQPSNEQEDVKDVSKSSAKPTPEEPKKEQDEEDEVKEEEAEEPDQPSQEQPPAKPVTLSERAKKVDAKLFDVRESSSNGVFYLTCTPKDKKNPTKLVYGSETIWSGNKSVLFLSALIYFKGDQPYIVTLSKKENGKEDILFLHYDGKKWVENKTIHATKLNELRDASKPEDVPEAAKKKQDVTPSQKAPVQTNTQPAEHTTKGNANKEQDGKQVQAKEQTTVQPQNPLETTEQESIKSELTSPFLDKVDTSLFDIEEAEEDTVKVLKLKEKDGVKATEVNYDGQRILSGWKLGSCPSALLYMDQDRPTLAVVDFQCNGNVTKVYRYHDGKQWKDGNESNHKKKLELLKEKYKPNEEASIEALLDLPEHIPEHPQEFEDEDEDPSFNDDDDWDGPLSQEQEEDDDPDLEPEPERRPRKSRNSTRRESNAYKSRGSSEKLPEDEDSELNDGFWDTPDDYSERQGDTQDEPDGLVIEDEEDGEEEAEDDEVEDIGEEEEDEKEEVEEPENSSGSPLADVLNTSMKTIM